The following proteins are encoded in a genomic region of Tenebrio molitor chromosome 7, icTenMoli1.1, whole genome shotgun sequence:
- the LOC138135555 gene encoding glutamate receptor 1-like produces the protein MKLGCDHLAYRQLHECWGVLEQIDGSVGVPYNICKKGQKYVKSNCESIFLWNKDRSNFISLFNVTLLNNYTHNSDSIRDKTVRVVADNMLPYITSSNYSQTLGGFLGEVWQMIESTLGFTSRVSSIYYDTGLEIITSGRADVMLAAVVSKRGLLNVKYSQPYFYNWYQLFAKMPEARASSSSYLKTFDAQLWFVTLIMFTILTVAVWLTTKFLNSVCRIEPTVSAPSCFLGIISGFINQGFDLKLSSYSGRMQVMFALILGVVLYSAMNAVLVAQLAVFDIPFPFKSLDDIANKHTHSLCLRSNSFVYNNFTNKNKEILPRWRGILNGPHCVDITSPENLASILCNEKLVILENRAVMDMILKNYDLPCKIISSQERLFETGNSFLLLKSFEYKELINNMVQKMRSTGILQRLEYIWIRREKLVNINLPQSPQVTLDHIGGLLVMYFGLMLISLLVLAFETSYFRYTRPGELIVCTK, from the exons ATAGACGGAAGTGTGGGAGTCCCCTACAACATCTGCAAAAAAGGTCAGAAATACGTGAAATCCAACTGCGAGAGCATTTTCCTGTGGAATAAAGACCGCTCCAACTTTATATCTTTGTTCAACGTGACTCTACTGAATAATTACACCCATAATTCAGACTCAATTCGCGACAAAACCGTCCGAGTCGTAGCCGATAAT ATGTTACCGTACATCACGTCCAGCAATTACTCACAAACGCTCGGGGGGTTTTTAGGGGAAGTGTGGCAAATGATCGAAAGTACACTCGGATTTAC GAGTCGCGTGTCCTCCATCTACTACGACACCGGGTTAGAGATAATTACTTCTGGGCGAGCTGATGTCATGCTGGCGGCGGTGGTGAGCAAGAGGGGTCTCCTAAATGTCAAGTATTCGCAACCCTATTTTTACAACTG GTACCAGCTGTTTGCAAAAATGCCCGAGGCGCGAGCTTCATCATCATCTTACTTAAAGACTTTCGACGCCCAACTTTGGTTTGTAACTCTCATCATGTTTACCATTCTGACCGTGGCGGTTTGGTTGACGACGAAGTTTTTAAACTCAGTTTGTCGAATCGAACCGACCGTCTCAGCGCCATCCTGCTTCTTGGGGATAATTTCGGGCTTCATAAACCAAG GTTTCGACCTAAAATTGTCAAGTTATTCGGGGAGAATGCAAGTGATGTTTGCTTTAATCCTGGGGGTGGTGTTATACTCCGCCATGAATGCCGTTTTAGTTGCTCAACTGGCTGTTTTTGACATTCCCTTTCCATTCAAATCACTGGATGACATCGCCAACAAGCACACACATTCACTTTGTCTGCGATCAAATAGTTTCGTCTACAATAACTTCACA aacaaaaataaagaaatacttCCGCGTTGGCGAGGTATATTGAACGGACCCCACTGCGTAGATATAACCTCTCCGGAGAATTTAGcttcaattttgtgtaacgagaaACTGGTAATACTGGAAAATCGAGCGGTGATGGATATgatattgaaaaattatgaccTCCCGTGTAAAATAATAAGCAGCCAGGAGAGATTATTCGAAACGGGAAATTCGTTTttgttgctgaaaagtttcGAGTATAAAGAGCTGATAAACAATAT GGTGCAGAAAATGAGGAGCACGGGGATTCTTCAACGACTGGAGTATATATGGATCCGGCGAGAGAAATTAGTCAACATAAATCTGCCACAATCACCTCAAGTTACCCTGGATCATATCGGGGGTCTCTTGGTCATGTATTTCGGCTTGATGTTAATTAGTCTTTTGGTGCTCGCCTTTGAGACTTCCTACTTTCGGTACACGCGCCCAGGTGAACTCATTGTTTGCACAAAGTAG